The following proteins come from a genomic window of Diprion similis isolate iyDipSimi1 chromosome 8, iyDipSimi1.1, whole genome shotgun sequence:
- the LOC124409042 gene encoding uncharacterized protein LOC124409042 — translation MLTIQDVSLPLALSREINGTNFTFNFSGFVPLVGLRFALGHQGRWKKWSDVRISPRKNPSQLSKQRIVCASVCLGAPGLGTIFKSDNISRSQQCEDKILTIKGHKNIMMQLSR, via the exons ATGCTGAC AATACAAGACGTTTCTCTCCCTCTTGCTCTCTCTCGAGAAATTAATGGAACTAATTTtacgttcaatttttcaggttTTGTGCCTCTCGTCGGTCTCCGCTTCGCACTTGGTCACCAGGGGAGGTGGAAGAAGTGGAGCGACGTCAGAATTAGCCCCAGAAAAAATCCATCACAGTTGAGCAAGCAGCGAATCGTGTGTGCGTCTGTATGCCTCGGAGCCCCGGGATTAGG aacgattttcaaaagcGATAACATTTCTAGGTCCCAGCAGTGCGAAGACAAAATTCTAACCATCAAAggacataaaaatataatgatgCAATTGTCTCGTTGA